The DNA segment TCAGTACCCGTGGTGTTACACCGAGTCGCTACTATTTTTTGAGCAAAGGCATCGGCTGCAGACCACCCGCTGCCTCCATCATGTTCACAAATTCCTGCGCAACAGAAGGAGCCACTGCGTAGTTCAATGTTCCCATATGACCGATTTCTGCGGGGTCGGGAATAACCGTCACGGCTCCAGCTTCCTGCGCAATAATGCCACCGGCGGCTCGATCCCACGGGTGCAATCCGTGCTCGTAGTATGCGTCAAGACGGCCTGCCGCGACGAAGCACAGATCGAGGGCCGCCGATCCCAGCCTCCGAATATCACGAACATGCGAAATGACCTGTGAGAACAGGGCGCCTTGCAAGGCTCGTTTTGAGGACGTGTAGGAAAAGCCCGTGCCCAAAAGAGTAACCCCTAAGCTCTCTGGATCATTGCAGTGAAGGCGCGGAGCTGTACGGGCACTGGACGGATCGGCCTGCGCCTGTTCTACGCTGATAACGCTTGCTCCCCCACCACGATGGGCAGAGAAAATTTCGCTAGCAACAATATTCGCGACTGCGCCGGCAACAACTTTGCCATTTATCGCGGCAGCAATGGATACCGAATACGCAGGAATCCCGTACAGGAAGTTAACAGTGCCATCGATGGGGTCAAGGACCCAGGTGACGGCGTTCTCGTCGCCAGTGAGGACTTCTCCCCCACCTTCTTCACCCAAGATAGAGTCATACGGACGCACCCGGGTGAGGAACTCACGAAGCACTTTTTCATTTTCTTGATCAACGATGGTGACGGGATCGCACTCTGTGGTTTTGAGCTGTTGTCCCAGGGCAGCAGCATTATCGGTGGTATCCTCAGCGAGCAATTCGGCACGGCGTTGCGCGACGAGCTGCGCAGCATTAACTGCCATCGTTACAGCCAGATCACGAAGTTCGGCAGGAGTAATGGGTTCAAACGTGGTGACGGCAGAATCAGCCATGGCACACATCTTTCTAACACGTTGTCTGTGCGGGAGGTGGTAGACGAGCAAAGAAAAGGTCGCTTTCTTCGAGAAGAAGGACAAGAATCCTCTTTCCTCTCGTCATTTCTATGCTACGTCTGGCAACAAAGCTGGCAGAACGGGGTTTGCATTTCGTAATCTTATCTGGAGCGATTCAGTAACGTCTAGCGCATTCACCGATCATCATGAGACGCTTAAGATACTGATAAAGCACCACACCTCACAGGCTTCTCCATTTCAAAGGAACACCATGGCGGAAAACGGTCTCCAGTCACAACTGCGCGGCTTCGGTGTCGACGTCGGCGGTAGTGGCATCAAGGGCGCACTCGTTGATCTCAATACCGGCCAACTCATCGGCGAACGTATTCGTATCGCTACCCCCCAACCGGCCACCCCTGATGCGGTTGCAGACGTCGTCGCTGAGATTACCCACCGCTTCGGCTGGGAAGGCCCCGTCGGAGTGACCCTCCCCTCCGTCATCCAGCAACAGACTGCACAAACAGCCGCGAACATCGATAAATCGTGGATCGGCACTGATGTCAAGGACCTATTCACTCGCCATCTGCCCGGGCAAGCGGTGACTGTCATCAATGACGCTGACGCTGCCGGCATTGCCGAGCTCTACTATGGTGCGGCCAAAGGCGCACAGGGTTTGGTTGTTCTCTTGACCTTCGGCACAGGCATCGGATCGGCTGTTCTGTACAACGGCATCCTTGTCCCCAACACTGAGTTTGGACACTTCGAATTGGGCGACGTGGACTCGGAAGTGCATGCTTCTGCCGCTGTGCGTGAGCGTGAAGACCTCACCTGGCCGGAATGGACGGCACGCGTCAATGACATGATCTGCGGTATGGAAAAATTCTTCTGGCCTGACCTTATTATCGCAGGTGGCGGTATTTCGCGTAAGCACGCTAAGTGGATGCCCAACCTCGATATTCGTACTCCAATTGTGCCCGCAGCACTGCGCAACCATGCCGGTATCGTCGGTGCCGCCTATGCTGCTGCTAACGGTATCTGCCCATAACCACATCAGTTCAGGAAGGAAAAAGACCAGCGTCAAGGCGCTGGTCTTTTTATTGAGTCCTGTGCAGTGTACGACACCCGCAGGCTGAGGGTTCGGCAATATTGTCAGCTAGTCGGTACAATGACAAGGCATGTTCTCCTCGTTTACTCGCGTACCCTAGGTACTTCTGGTAACGCGATGGAATCACTAACTGACTTTATGCTCGCATAGTCTCGAAAGGTTTTTTGTGGCAGCCTCTAAGAGCGCATCTACGTCCGCCTCCACTACTCCGGAGAAAAAGACGGCGACCCGTACCTCCAGTACACGCCGCCGCTCGTCGTCCTCTGCGGCATCCGCGAATACGGATGCCGCAACAGTAGATAACGCTGCAGAAAGCACATCTCCTGCAAAGAAATCGACAACTCGGCGAACCACTAAAGCTGCTGCTGCCAAGAGCGATACCGCCGCGAAAAAAAAGACCACACGACGCACAACGGCTGCCGCTGCGAAAGCTGCTGACGGTGACACTGCGACAGCAAAGAAGAGGGCTACCCCACGACGTCGTTCCTCTACCTCTGCCACGGAGACCTCAGCTACAAGCGAGGATACGACCGTAGCAAAGAAGACCACGCGAAAGCGCGCGAGTACTAAGACCGTATCGACTCGTAGCGCCAAGAAGACCACGCCCCGACGGGCCAAAAATGCTGCCGAAGAGGAGCTCAAGGCCGAGGACGCGCTACAGAACGATGAGGATAACTTCGATAACGACGAGCTAGATCTCGATGCAGATCTAGACGAGAACCACGATGATGATGATCTCGATGACGACGATCTGACCGATGACGATCTGAATCTGGATGATGATCTCGATCCCATCGATGACGACGTTGACGACGACGATGATGACGACGATGTTAACGATGTGGTCATCGAAGGCGAAGAGGATGACGAGGACGAAGAAGAGGCACCTGCCGTCGATAATTCGCCTGCCTCTCGAGTACTGTCCAAGACCTCGACCGGGCGTGCTGCAGCGAAGAAAAAGAAGCCTACATCGAAAGACTTTGTCTGGGATGAGGACGAGTCTGCAGCTCTTAAACAGGCGCGTAAAGATGCTGAACTGACAGCTTCTGCGGACTCGGTCCGGGCATATCTCAAGCAAATCGGCAAGGTCGCTCTGCTCAATGCGGAAGAAGAGGTTGACCTTGCTAAACGTATTGAGGCCGGTTTGTACGCGGACTGGTATCTCAAGCAACTGGAAGCGCAGGGAGAAAAGGTTCTTCCGTCACAACGGCGAGATCTGAAGCTTGTTATCCGGGATGGTAACAAAGCCAAGAACCATCTTCTCGAGGCTAACCTCCGCTTGGTGGTCTCACTAGCGAAACGTTATACCGGCCGCGGTATGGCCTTCCTCGACCTCA comes from the Lawsonella clevelandensis genome and includes:
- a CDS encoding RNA polymerase sigma factor, whose protein sequence is MAASKSASTSASTTPEKKTATRTSSTRRRSSSSAASANTDAATVDNAAESTSPAKKSTTRRTTKAAAAKSDTAAKKKTTRRTTAAAAKAADGDTATAKKRATPRRRSSTSATETSATSEDTTVAKKTTRKRASTKTVSTRSAKKTTPRRAKNAAEEELKAEDALQNDEDNFDNDELDLDADLDENHDDDDLDDDDLTDDDLNLDDDLDPIDDDVDDDDDDDDVNDVVIEGEEDDEDEEEAPAVDNSPASRVLSKTSTGRAAAKKKKPTSKDFVWDEDESAALKQARKDAELTASADSVRAYLKQIGKVALLNAEEEVDLAKRIEAGLYADWYLKQLEAQGEKVLPSQRRDLKLVIRDGNKAKNHLLEANLRLVVSLAKRYTGRGMAFLDLIQEGNLGLIRAVEKFDYAKGYKFSTYATWWIRQAITRAMADQARTIRIPVHMVEVINKLGRIQRELLQDLGREPTPEELAKEMDITPEKVLEIQQYAREPISLDQTIGDEGDSQLGDFIEDSEAVVAVDAVSFTLLQDQLQDVLDTLSEREAGVVRLRFGLTDGQPRTLDEIGQVYGVTRERIRQIESKTMSKLRHPSRSQVLRDYLD
- a CDS encoding inositol monophosphatase family protein, whose product is MADSAVTTFEPITPAELRDLAVTMAVNAAQLVAQRRAELLAEDTTDNAAALGQQLKTTECDPVTIVDQENEKVLREFLTRVRPYDSILGEEGGGEVLTGDENAVTWVLDPIDGTVNFLYGIPAYSVSIAAAINGKVVAGAVANIVASEIFSAHRGGGASVISVEQAQADPSSARTAPRLHCNDPESLGVTLLGTGFSYTSSKRALQGALFSQVISHVRDIRRLGSAALDLCFVAAGRLDAYYEHGLHPWDRAAGGIIAQEAGAVTVIPDPAEIGHMGTLNYAVAPSVAQEFVNMMEAAGGLQPMPLLKK
- the ppgK gene encoding polyphosphate--glucose phosphotransferase, coding for MAENGLQSQLRGFGVDVGGSGIKGALVDLNTGQLIGERIRIATPQPATPDAVADVVAEITHRFGWEGPVGVTLPSVIQQQTAQTAANIDKSWIGTDVKDLFTRHLPGQAVTVINDADAAGIAELYYGAAKGAQGLVVLLTFGTGIGSAVLYNGILVPNTEFGHFELGDVDSEVHASAAVREREDLTWPEWTARVNDMICGMEKFFWPDLIIAGGGISRKHAKWMPNLDIRTPIVPAALRNHAGIVGAAYAAANGICP